The Heyndrickxia vini genome contains a region encoding:
- a CDS encoding MFS transporter — translation MTEEALKAHNQPAKQPLVVWVIFFATIISFMGLGLVDPILPAIAEKLHATPSQVSLLFSSYNLITGIAMLITGVVSSRIGVKWTLLSGIILIVIFSALAGSSNGIWGVVSFRGGWGLGNSLFIATALSAIVGLSVGGTAKAIILYEAAIGLGISVGPLLGGELGSISWRGPFYGVSVLMIIAFLSLLLKMPKVTKPKTKSSVLDPLKALKFPGLFRLGLTAFLYNIGFFTLMAFAPFVMGLHEHGLGFVFLGWGLCLAFTSVFVAPKIQAKFGTIKSMCTMLTLFALTLLAMGIWTDSSTTVIVCVIIAGLFLGTNNTLITTAVMEVAPVERATASAAYSFVRFIGGAIGPWLANKLAEKFNPHIPFYSGAIFVFIAMLVIAFGRKHLAHVDRVAH, via the coding sequence ATGACAGAAGAAGCACTGAAAGCCCATAATCAACCGGCGAAACAACCGCTTGTTGTTTGGGTAATCTTCTTTGCAACGATTATTTCTTTCATGGGATTAGGTCTTGTTGATCCAATCTTACCGGCAATTGCCGAAAAATTGCATGCGACACCGAGTCAAGTTTCTTTATTATTTTCCAGTTATAACTTAATTACGGGTATCGCCATGTTAATTACCGGTGTCGTTTCTAGCCGCATTGGTGTTAAGTGGACATTATTATCGGGTATTATATTAATTGTTATTTTTTCCGCTTTAGCTGGTTCATCTAATGGAATTTGGGGAGTTGTCAGCTTCCGTGGTGGCTGGGGACTTGGTAACTCGTTATTTATCGCTACTGCACTATCCGCTATCGTTGGACTATCTGTTGGTGGAACAGCAAAAGCAATTATTTTATATGAAGCCGCTATTGGCCTTGGTATTTCTGTAGGCCCATTACTTGGCGGAGAATTAGGTTCCATCTCTTGGCGCGGACCATTTTATGGTGTTAGTGTTTTAATGATTATCGCCTTTTTATCTTTATTATTGAAAATGCCAAAGGTAACTAAACCTAAGACAAAAAGCTCCGTTTTAGATCCATTGAAAGCATTGAAATTTCCGGGATTATTTAGACTCGGATTAACAGCTTTCCTATATAATATCGGTTTCTTTACACTTATGGCATTTGCTCCATTTGTAATGGGCTTGCATGAGCATGGTCTTGGATTTGTGTTTTTAGGATGGGGACTTTGTCTAGCATTTACTTCTGTATTTGTTGCACCAAAAATTCAAGCGAAATTTGGAACAATTAAGTCAATGTGCACAATGTTAACTTTATTTGCATTAACATTATTAGCAATGGGAATTTGGACCGACTCAAGTACTACTGTTATTGTTTGTGTTATCATTGCGGGTCTATTCCTTGGAACCAATAATACGTTAATTACAACTGCTGTGATGGAAGTTGCACCAGTCGAACGTGCAACAGCTTCAGCAGCATATAGTTTTGTTCGTTTTATTGGTGGGGCAATTGGACCTTGGTTAGCCAATAAACTTGCCGAAAAGTTTAATCCGCACATACCTTTTTATAGTGGAGCAATATTTGTTTTCATTGCGATGTTAGTTATTGCTTTTGGCCGCAAGCATCTTGCACATGTCGATAGGGTAGCACATTAA
- a CDS encoding FMN-binding glutamate synthase family protein → MKLADILVIIGFFVVAVVVIAIILFLIFLLIFDRNQKSHSILRNYPALGRVRYFFEKIGPEMRQYWFNSDTEGKPFSRDDYEHIVKGAKYKRDVVGFGSRRDFDEEGFYVRNDMFPKLTEEIKMDDEAKVFTKRYLLLKDPLFSQREEKWEDDESPAYLLHDDDAVVIGPNTKYPFKLKGLIGMSAMSYGALGKNAITALSKGLGMAKGTWMNTGEGGLSPYHLEGDVDIIMQIGPGLFGIRNKLGDVDWEELKRKSEIPQIKAFELKLAQGAKARGGHIDGEKVNPEIAEIRKVEPYKSVDSPNRFHQFSDVPTMCDFIEKIRSTTGKPVGMKIVVGGNDSVEELAKYMKETGKGPDFITVDGGEGGTGASYQELIDSVGLPIKSAIPILVSTLQKYGVRDRVKIIASGKLFTPDRIAIALAMGADLVNIARGFMITVGCIQTLKCHSNACPVGVATTDPDLQKALVIDEKKYRVVNFLVTLRKGLFRISAAAGIDSPVHFEPKHVMYKDDKGIVYSLENILQEIQQQTGSVS, encoded by the coding sequence ATGAAGCTTGCAGATATATTGGTTATTATCGGTTTTTTCGTAGTTGCGGTTGTTGTAATTGCGATTATACTATTTCTCATATTTTTATTAATATTTGATCGAAATCAGAAGAGCCATTCGATTTTACGGAACTATCCTGCACTTGGTCGAGTTCGCTATTTTTTTGAAAAAATTGGTCCTGAAATGCGGCAATATTGGTTTAATAGTGATACGGAAGGGAAGCCATTTTCAAGGGATGACTATGAGCATATCGTCAAAGGTGCAAAGTATAAACGTGATGTTGTCGGATTTGGTTCACGACGCGATTTCGATGAGGAAGGTTTTTATGTGAGAAACGATATGTTTCCGAAATTAACCGAAGAAATCAAGATGGACGACGAAGCAAAGGTTTTCACTAAAAGATATTTATTGTTAAAGGATCCACTGTTCTCGCAAAGGGAAGAGAAATGGGAGGATGATGAGTCACCTGCTTATTTACTGCATGATGATGATGCGGTTGTCATTGGTCCCAATACAAAATATCCTTTTAAATTAAAAGGGTTGATCGGGATGTCTGCCATGAGTTACGGTGCATTGGGGAAAAACGCCATTACCGCTTTATCAAAGGGACTGGGAATGGCCAAAGGAACGTGGATGAATACCGGTGAAGGTGGTTTATCTCCGTACCATCTGGAAGGTGATGTTGATATCATCATGCAAATCGGCCCCGGTTTATTTGGTATCCGTAATAAACTTGGCGATGTCGACTGGGAAGAATTAAAAAGAAAAAGTGAAATTCCACAAATTAAAGCATTTGAATTAAAGCTTGCCCAAGGTGCCAAAGCGCGTGGTGGACATATTGATGGAGAAAAGGTAAATCCGGAAATTGCGGAAATTCGAAAGGTGGAACCATATAAATCGGTTGATAGTCCAAATCGTTTCCATCAATTTAGCGATGTACCAACAATGTGTGATTTTATTGAAAAAATTCGTAGTACAACTGGAAAACCCGTTGGGATGAAGATTGTTGTCGGCGGAAATGATAGTGTTGAAGAATTAGCGAAATATATGAAGGAAACAGGGAAAGGTCCCGATTTTATCACCGTCGATGGAGGTGAAGGTGGAACTGGGGCTTCCTATCAAGAATTAATTGATAGTGTAGGCTTACCGATTAAATCGGCAATTCCTATTCTTGTATCCACCCTCCAAAAATACGGAGTACGTGACAGGGTGAAAATCATTGCATCGGGAAAATTATTTACCCCAGACCGAATTGCCATTGCACTAGCTATGGGAGCTGATTTAGTCAATATCGCACGGGGGTTTATGATCACTGTCGGATGTATTCAAACGTTGAAATGTCATTCTAATGCCTGCCCAGTTGGAGTGGCAACAACTGATCCCGATCTTCAAAAGGCACTTGTTATTGACGAAAAGAAATACCGGGTTGTCAATTTCCTTGTGACATTAAGAAAAGGGTTATTCCGAATATCAGCTGCTGCAGGTATAGACTCACCCGTTCATTTTGAACCAAAACATGTCATGTATAAAGATGATAAAGGGATTGTCTACTCTTTAGAAAATATTCTTCAAGAAATCCAGCAACAAACCGGTAGTGTGAGCTAA
- a CDS encoding universal stress protein, producing the protein MYSKILVGLDGSAPSAHALQHAAELAKSLNSEKVTILHINKDLPLQEPILNIDLDELMKEEDQEVLAPAVQFLAESGISYETHIIHGDPASNITQYAKKHNYDVIVIGNTGKGVIKEALLGSVSHQVAHSAHCPVIIVK; encoded by the coding sequence ATGTATAGCAAAATTTTAGTTGGACTGGACGGATCGGCACCTTCTGCACATGCATTGCAGCATGCTGCAGAACTTGCCAAATCACTAAATTCAGAAAAAGTAACAATTCTGCATATAAATAAGGATCTTCCACTTCAAGAACCGATACTGAATATCGATTTAGATGAATTAATGAAAGAGGAAGATCAAGAGGTATTAGCACCAGCTGTTCAATTTCTTGCTGAATCAGGCATTTCCTATGAAACGCACATCATACATGGAGATCCAGCATCTAACATTACCCAGTATGCTAAAAAGCATAATTATGATGTTATCGTTATTGGAAACACTGGTAAAGGCGTCATTAAAGAAGCTTTATTAGGCAGCGTCAGTCATCAAGTTGCACACTCTGCACATTGTCCGGTAATTATTGTGAAATAA